TCCTGTGTGCTGGTGACTTGGAGTCCAACCTGTGAAGATCTATTCCAACCTCTTTCATAGCTGCGTTCAGCTGGATTGGGGTAGACCCAGGCTTGATAGACTGGACCTTCTTGCTCATACCCAGAAAGCTCACAGCAAACTGAATCTCCTTGATGCCGCGTAGGATAGAGCTGAAAAACTCTTTGGAATCAGACACCGTCCTCATCAAGTCCTCGTTCGTGGTTCCAGGATCGTCGATTTCCTGTGCAACCTTGCCCAAGAAAATATCCACgggctcctcctctgccCCAGGAGTTTTGACCTCAGCTCTCCTTTGCTTGAGTCGGCTCATGCACGTTTGCAGATCATCGAACGGAATATGCAGTCGACCCATCTTGATAGCCACGGCGGCTTCGCGCAAACCATCCATGGACTTGTATAGATGTCCATGAACGTTGATAAACAGCTGGTCAAGAACTTCCATGGATTCATTTCCATCAGCTGTGAACAAGACGCTACGCAACGAGACAGTCCATTCCGCTTGTTGGTCCTTGCCATGGCGATCAGCTAGACGGGCGAAAAAGCGTACACGATCGACCATCTTTCGGCGCGTATCGACCGCGAGAGTGAAGCTTCCGACCTGGACATTGCCCACGTCAACGATATTCACAGCTGAGTTTGTCGCGACAACGTCGACCAGCTTGAGCCAACTGATATTCCTATGCAACCGCTTGATCTTTTCTTTGATATTCGTAAGTTTCTTCCATGTTTCGCTTCGGACAACCGTGCTCGTAGCTCGTCGCGGTAGCTGTGGTTGTTGTCGGGCAGTAGTTTTGGCGTCCGGTTTTTTATCCTTCGACGTTTCGGCATCGCTGTCCTCGGGGTCTACGTCGACCTGTTTGTTTCCTTCCAGCTCGTTGATATCTAATGTTACGACGAGCTCGCTTAGAACAATACTGAGCCATGTTGGCTGGGCGAAGGTTGGTCGATGAACGTGGAGCCCCAGGCCCCTAATCTCTATCCTACATCCATCTCGAGGTGTATATGCTAGTCGGCGCAAGGAGAAGTAGCCAATTCTTTGAATAGAGATACCGGTAATAATTCGAAAGACGGCTAGGAGGACAAAGGATGATAGATATAAGAGGACTATACAGCCGAAGACGAAGGTCGGGTTGAGGAGAGCCATGTTGCGAAGGCCCCCACGAGCCTCTCCCACCAAGTCAACTGCGAAGAGACATGGAATTAGCTACGAGCGGTGTAAGGTGGCGTGGTATCGCAACTTACGTTTCCTGCTTGTGGAAGAGATATCATGCCTTCACTTTGTGTGCAACCAATTGATAGGCGGGCTATGCCATCACCGCGGGCTTTTGTCGAATTAGGTGTCGATATTGCCGGATTTTGAGTTCCTTACTGGTACTCCCGTCGAGATTCGACCGAACGGTAACGCGCAAAAGGATGCGCTGTGAGCAGAACGTCGAAAGGTTGAAGTATATATCCTCGCGTCCGGAGCAGGGATGATTGGCGGACAGCAGAGCGGAAAGTAAATTCAAAGCTGGCTTATTTATCGGGATCGACGGAAAGTATATCGAAACGTGATGCTCTAAGGGGATTCGGGGGAGATTTGTGACGTCAAGGGGGTCCGGATCCACGAGGATTGTAGGTTGTTAGGAAAAGGAGTGTTACTCTGCCGCAGGAGTACAAGGCAGGGACGGATGCGAAAAACGTCGATTCCCTTGAAATCGTGACTTTTGGCGGGGGGTATGCAAAGTTATTAGGTTAAGTAGGTAGGTTGTGAAAGGAAAGAAACGGCTATGGTCCGAGATACGTAGCGTTGAAGATGGACGGATATTGGATGGCGATGGACTGGATTGGTCGCTTAGACTCATGCGTCCGTCTTTGGACGAACTGCTTACAACCCACGAAGCGATAACGAGTACGTACTGCTACTAACTACTGCAAGCACCCAAGCTCTCCAAGGTTAGGTTGGATCGATTCGAGAAGGCCTCCACTCAGAGGACTCCAAGCTGAAGCCACGAGCCTCACTTCGTTAGATCAGTTAGGGCAGAAGCACGGGCCTAGCTCATTAGCAGGGAACAAACGATGTCTGCTAGTAGCTACATAGTAAGACATTTtatttgttgatgatcaCCAATCTCAACAACTCCGCAGTGTTACGACTGTCGACATTAAAGGAGATAATTACCTACTTTCATGAGACATTAAATGCATTCATCTCCCTTTGCGACACCCGGGTAATGCACCGTGCTAAGGATCTCCATACCAGCCTTAACAATAACCGTCAGAGCCGATCTTCCGTTTGAACCGCGTGTACTGTCCTGTACCACATACGAGCGTTAGAATTTTCCCGTGCCTTATCAACAAATAACGACAGTGCTTTCTTTGCCATTGGTTACCCATTCTTCCAGTCAAAGTGCGGGGAATACATGTCTCTTTGAGTTCCGTGGAGGATCGGATATTCATCTCCATGAACGTTTTGTAATTGTTTTTATTTAAAGTTTCTCATAGATATCCGCAATATATTTCTCTTATGCGATTTAACCGCACAAGTCATTTTGCAGCACTGACATACTCGTTTGCAGCAAAGTTTGGAGTCTATCTGCAACGTTCCTCGAGTCACTTCGAACTCGGACCACGTTATCAAACATGCACCCCAGAATGCTTTGTACTGTAGCAATGATAGCTTCGTTACCCTAGCGCCACCAAAACGTGCGCACCATCAGACGTGAACCTCGACAGTCAGGTACAAGAAACAAAATCTGTCGCCGCCAAGCCACACAGATTGTTGCTCCGTTGTTCCCCAGGGGAATTGTTATTTCGTCTGCCACAAATTTTGACTCAGTTCCCTCGAGCTGCGTCATTCTTGCTTCATTCCGCCGCGGCAGTGATCCAACTCGTAATACAGTAGCGTGTCATAGCACTGTGGTATCATCCCACCCTAGCAGTTACTGAGCAACAATATTCGTTACGAGGTTGCATTGAACAGTGAAAGTTGCTGTGTTATGCGTTGTCAGTCTGGAAGAGTCAAGATTAGTAAAGAATACAAATACGCGAAATACTTTGTATGCTCACTCCAGCTTCAACTATGGATGTCTAGCATGTCAAGGCCCTGAAACAACAGAGATCCAACTAATGTTGACTAGTCCATGGTTTCACTCAACAATTACCCGCATACCTTGTCAAGGAAGCCGATTAGGATGTTCTGTATCTTGCTAGCAGATTGCATGCCGCTTTCTGATAGCCAATAGTCTTTTCAGGCCAGCGAGCAGAGCATGGAATTCAACAGGTCATGACAAAATCAGAGAGAATTGAATCAACTTAAACATGAGTATTATTATGTTGACGAGCCTTTcagttcttcatcttcggcCTGCTTTTTTAATTCAGCGATGCGATCATCAATAAGTGCAATATCAGCGTCTATCCTCAGCATCTTTTCTGACATCATATCCCTATACTCCTGATCCGTAAGCTTCTTAAGGGGAGACCATCGGGTCCAGAATGATTCGTTCTCATCGTGAACCTTCGGCTTTCGAGTTGCCATTCGGTTTGCGATCATTTGGCCACCAGCTCCCACTGTTGTGAAGACAAGCATCGCGGGAAGAATGTTTTTTGGCCCTCCTGGTCACAGGGTCAGTAAGAAGAAAGCGGCGACAGTGTGGTATGACTTACGGATCAAGCCACCCACCGAACCAGCTGCTGTGCCAGCTATTGCGCTGGCAATTGTCTTGTCGCCATTTTTGAGCCTTTCTTCACCGCCCCATGCTTTTACAACAATACTCCTGGTGACTTGAGAGGTCAGTCCGCTGGCCAATACATGGTTTTGGTGAGTAAACTTACACCAGAAGCTTGTTCCCAATGTAAACCATTGAAATCCAGAGAATGCTCCCCAGACTATGGGATTTGCCTCTTGGAAGATTGAGCCTCCGACACCTGCCAAAATACCTGCAGTCCCTGCTTGATGTCAATATGGGGTGTGCGAGGACGCATGAAGCA
This DNA window, taken from Fusarium oxysporum f. sp. lycopersici 4287 chromosome 7, whole genome shotgun sequence, encodes the following:
- a CDS encoding hypothetical protein (At least one base has a quality score < 10) codes for the protein MANDRNQEPQMVSVRQRQSSRGLFSPEVVDLVVPPLKFGGYAGTAGILAGVGGSIFQEANPIVWGAFSGFQWFTLGTSFWCKFTHQNHVLASGLTSQVTRSIVVKAWGGEERLKNGDKTIASAIAGTAAGSVGGLIRGPKNILPAMLVFTTVGAGGQMIANRMATRKPKVHDENESFWTRWSPLKKLTDQEYRDMMSEKMLRIDADIALIDDRIAELKKQAEDEELKGSST
- a CDS encoding hypothetical protein (At least one base has a quality score < 10), which encodes MANDRNQEPQMVSVRQRQSSRGLFSPEVVDLVVPPLKFGGYAGTAGILAGVGGSIFQEANPIVWGAFSGFQWFTLGTSFWFTRSIVVKAWGGEERLKNGDKTIASAIAGTAAGSVGGLIRGPKNILPAMLVFTTVGAGGQMIANRMATRKPKVHDENESFWTRWSPLKKLTDQEYRDMMSEKMLRIDADIALIDDRIAELKKQAEDEELKGSST